Proteins encoded together in one Bosea sp. (in: a-proteobacteria) window:
- a CDS encoding helix-turn-helix domain-containing protein has product MANNLRAIRNALGLTQPTLAERMGTTKNQLIKLEAGDRRLTQDWIEKAANATGVAVELFVKEGFEPVMLSATPAATHRVPLTDRPQRGGQPDLAVRGIAMGGSEGEGDFQLNGNALDYIPRPAGLIGRPNAFAVILRNTSMEPVYKHGWPIFVDPDGRKPVEGEDVLLELFGDDPDDRDNGPAFIKTLVRQRGGQIIVSQYNPAKELNFDASRKKNLYRVIPYPEAMGLAV; this is encoded by the coding sequence ATGGCCAATAACCTTCGCGCAATTCGAAACGCTTTGGGTCTTACGCAGCCCACTTTGGCGGAGCGTATGGGAACGACGAAGAACCAGCTAATCAAACTGGAAGCTGGTGACCGACGCCTGACTCAGGACTGGATCGAGAAAGCCGCGAACGCCACCGGCGTCGCCGTAGAGCTATTTGTGAAGGAGGGTTTCGAGCCAGTGATGCTGAGCGCCACGCCGGCCGCGACGCATCGTGTCCCTCTCACCGATCGCCCGCAGCGCGGCGGTCAGCCGGATCTTGCAGTCCGCGGTATCGCCATGGGGGGCAGCGAAGGCGAAGGCGATTTCCAGCTGAATGGCAACGCGCTCGACTACATTCCCAGGCCTGCGGGCCTGATCGGCCGCCCGAACGCCTTTGCAGTCATCCTGCGCAACACGAGCATGGAGCCGGTCTACAAGCACGGCTGGCCGATATTCGTAGACCCAGACGGACGAAAGCCTGTCGAAGGTGAAGACGTGCTGCTTGAGCTCTTTGGGGACGATCCCGACGATCGGGACAATGGACCAGCCTTCATTAAAACCCTGGTCAGGCAGCGCGGCGGCCAGATCATCGTCTCGCAATACAATCCGGCCAAGGAACTCAATTTCGACGCCAGTCGAAAAAAGAACCTCTACCGGGTGATCCCCTACCCTGAGGCAATGGGCCTGGCGGTTTGA
- a CDS encoding helix-turn-helix transcriptional regulator, translating to MKLATYLTAQKLTHAEFAKAIGASTFAVGKWARGDRVPRPEAVAKIKAATQGQVTANDFFEQADAA from the coding sequence ATGAAGCTCGCGACCTACCTCACAGCCCAGAAGCTGACCCATGCCGAGTTCGCCAAGGCGATAGGCGCTTCCACTTTCGCCGTCGGCAAGTGGGCGCGAGGGGATCGTGTCCCACGTCCTGAGGCGGTGGCCAAGATCAAGGCCGCTACGCAAGGGCAGGTCACCGCCAACGATTTCTTTGAGCAGGCGGACGCGGCATGA
- a CDS encoding GapR family DNA-binding domain-containing protein — protein sequence MSDGLLVQTMQRIMSVLDDIDERKADIKEIYREANGHGFDKAAIGVAIREIRGRAKADTPKAQERAAIVDLYVSTFDNAPRTYVHVPAREGRGQNPSREHAPVTQEEAHVDRGASAQPHSAQGEPAIPSKAGNAVTGQAVQEPETGIGQPSGAGTGSAVRAGAPVSNTSLGPLTAAQSEGAAGANPEEAAPASATESEVVTAQAQGAEFVTLTGEGEGGSAPTDPSPVADEPIKGLAAANAIAARAVQPSAPKTERGEIDIEIPAFLRRTGGGNHPSFGEQA from the coding sequence ATGAGCGACGGCCTGCTCGTTCAGACCATGCAGCGCATCATGTCGGTTCTCGACGACATCGACGAGCGCAAAGCTGACATCAAGGAAATCTACCGCGAGGCGAATGGTCACGGCTTCGACAAGGCTGCGATCGGCGTCGCCATCCGTGAAATTCGCGGCCGCGCGAAGGCCGACACGCCGAAGGCGCAGGAGCGCGCCGCCATCGTCGACCTGTACGTCTCGACCTTCGACAACGCCCCTCGCACGTACGTGCATGTGCCCGCACGCGAGGGGCGCGGTCAGAACCCCAGCCGGGAGCATGCCCCGGTAACGCAGGAGGAAGCTCATGTAGATCGCGGCGCGAGCGCGCAGCCCCATAGCGCCCAAGGCGAGCCGGCAATCCCCTCCAAGGCGGGGAATGCGGTGACGGGGCAAGCCGTTCAGGAGCCCGAGACGGGCATTGGTCAGCCATCCGGGGCAGGTACCGGAAGCGCCGTGAGAGCCGGCGCACCAGTTTCGAATACCTCCCTCGGACCTTTGACCGCAGCCCAGAGCGAAGGGGCGGCCGGTGCAAATCCGGAAGAAGCGGCACCTGCCAGCGCCACCGAGAGTGAGGTCGTCACCGCCCAGGCGCAAGGTGCCGAATTCGTCACACTGACCGGCGAGGGGGAGGGTGGTTCAGCGCCTACTGATCCCTCGCCGGTGGCGGATGAGCCGATCAAGGGCCTCGCTGCCGCGAATGCCATCGCCGCTCGCGCCGTGCAGCCGTCGGCTCCCAAGACCGAACGCGGCGAGATCGACATCGAGATCCCCGCATTCCTGCGCCGCACCGGTGGCGGCAATCATCCCTCATTCGGAGAGCAGGCATGA
- a CDS encoding GcrA family cell cycle regulator, with protein MNFHPGSITWGRSTDGKLVPVAVARAHRPEGTRKITPDQRDAVVAAFNAGKTYGQIAADLDVGRNTIAGIIFRARSAGKIEREKSQRQMRAVFVPIAKIRQEPPKTIEPGDTYVASRISFADLQTRHCRWPLWKDDVPFSEKLFCGNAVEEGKPYCAHCNGLSAAPRRTDSFDKKHGFFKLTKMGRRR; from the coding sequence ATGAACTTCCATCCCGGCTCCATCACTTGGGGGCGGTCGACCGACGGCAAGCTGGTGCCGGTCGCCGTTGCCCGCGCTCATCGCCCTGAGGGCACGCGGAAGATCACGCCCGATCAGCGCGACGCGGTCGTGGCGGCTTTCAACGCCGGCAAGACCTATGGCCAGATCGCCGCTGATCTCGATGTCGGCCGCAACACGATTGCCGGCATCATCTTCCGCGCCCGAAGCGCGGGAAAGATCGAGCGCGAGAAAAGCCAGCGCCAGATGCGCGCCGTCTTCGTGCCGATCGCGAAGATCCGCCAGGAGCCTCCCAAGACGATCGAGCCGGGTGACACCTATGTCGCCTCCCGTATCTCCTTCGCCGACCTGCAGACGCGGCATTGCCGCTGGCCGCTCTGGAAGGATGACGTCCCGTTCTCCGAGAAGCTGTTCTGCGGCAACGCGGTCGAGGAGGGGAAGCCCTACTGTGCCCATTGCAATGGGCTGAGCGCCGCCCCGCGCCGGACCGACAGCTTCGACAAGAAGCACGGCTTCTTCAAATTAACGAAGATGGGGCGCCGCCGGTGA
- a CDS encoding helicase-related protein: MSLAIYHDIISASRGAFVPVGFDGEFDLPPSLFPHQRAAVEFALRAGSSAMFLDTGLGKTRAALAWGQEVVARTNRPVLMLAPLGVTRQHKAEADEIGIDAIVSRDGGPQASRIVITNYERLHLFDASEFAGIILDESSILKSFSGQTTKRLIEVFKRTPYRLACTATPAPNDHAELGTHADFLGVMTRDQMLMRWFIHDSMDTGTWRLKGHAVRPFWDWVASWSRCVSRPSDLGFSDDGFEMPDLRMHRHLVAADRLAGRGEEKDGQAHLFRMPDLSATSVHTEKRLTCQARAEMVAGIVAAEPNEPVTVWVETDYDADAIMAAIPEAVEVRGSMTPDQKEDRLTAFTSGDLRVLVTKASIAGFGLNWQHCARTVFAGMSFSYEAFYQAVRRHWRFRQTRPVECHVVFADTEAAIWDVVSRKAGDHDAMKREMTAAMARAHRADIRLHSYQPQKLASLPAWVSA; encoded by the coding sequence GTGAGCCTTGCGATCTATCACGACATCATTTCGGCTTCGCGTGGAGCGTTCGTTCCGGTGGGGTTCGATGGCGAGTTTGATCTGCCGCCGTCGCTTTTCCCGCATCAGCGCGCCGCGGTTGAATTTGCCCTGCGCGCGGGATCGTCCGCGATGTTCCTCGATACCGGCCTCGGCAAGACGCGCGCCGCTCTGGCGTGGGGGCAGGAGGTTGTCGCTCGCACCAATCGCCCGGTGCTGATGCTCGCCCCGCTGGGCGTGACCCGTCAGCACAAGGCCGAGGCCGACGAAATCGGGATCGACGCGATTGTCTCTCGCGACGGTGGCCCGCAGGCGTCGCGCATCGTCATCACAAATTACGAGCGACTGCACCTCTTCGACGCTTCCGAGTTCGCCGGCATCATCCTGGACGAAAGCTCCATCCTGAAAAGCTTCTCAGGGCAGACGACGAAGCGCCTCATTGAAGTATTCAAGCGCACGCCCTACCGGCTCGCCTGTACCGCGACCCCGGCGCCGAACGATCACGCCGAGCTTGGCACGCATGCTGACTTCCTCGGCGTCATGACCCGCGATCAGATGCTCATGCGCTGGTTCATCCATGACAGCATGGATACCGGCACGTGGCGCCTAAAAGGCCATGCCGTTCGCCCGTTCTGGGATTGGGTCGCGTCGTGGTCGCGATGCGTCTCTCGGCCGTCTGACCTCGGCTTTTCCGATGACGGCTTCGAGATGCCGGACCTTCGGATGCACCGCCATTTGGTGGCCGCTGACCGCCTCGCTGGTCGCGGAGAGGAAAAGGATGGGCAGGCCCATCTATTCCGCATGCCCGACCTGTCAGCGACGTCGGTTCATACCGAGAAGCGCCTGACCTGCCAGGCTCGCGCCGAGATGGTGGCCGGCATCGTCGCCGCCGAGCCGAATGAGCCGGTCACCGTCTGGGTCGAAACCGACTACGACGCCGACGCCATCATGGCCGCGATCCCTGAGGCCGTGGAAGTCCGCGGGTCAATGACTCCCGATCAGAAGGAAGATCGCCTCACGGCCTTCACGTCCGGAGATCTGCGCGTTCTGGTTACGAAGGCGAGCATCGCCGGTTTCGGCCTCAACTGGCAGCACTGCGCCCGCACTGTCTTCGCCGGCATGAGCTTCTCCTACGAGGCGTTCTATCAGGCCGTCCGCCGTCATTGGCGCTTCCGCCAGACCCGGCCCGTCGAGTGCCATGTCGTCTTTGCCGACACCGAAGCTGCCATCTGGGACGTGGTGTCCCGCAAGGCCGGTGACCACGACGCCATGAAGCGGGAGATGACCGCGGCCATGGCCCGCGCGCATCGCGCCGACATCCGCCTCCATTCCTATCAACCGCAGAAGCTGGCCTCGCTGCCGGCATGGGTGAGCGCATGA
- a CDS encoding DNA methyltransferase, translating to MSTNVIDQHIGDRFCAYHCDTVEFTATMPADSIGLSVYSPPFSQLYVYSESERDMGNVADHDEFAERYRFLVRDLLRATKPGRISAVHCSDLPLSKSRDGVIGLFDLPALIRQVHEQEGWTYHSRVTIWKCPVVEMTRTKAHGLLYKTLRTDGSRVRVGMPDYLLVFRKESDGKTPDPVQHDPGFYPVSWWQEAASPVWMTVDQTNVLNVAVARDDKDERHLCPLQLDVIERAVHLWSNRDDLVYSPFMGIGSEGFVAIKHGRRFVGTELKEAYFRQAVRNLTLAEDTGTAGDLVSMMVA from the coding sequence ATGTCGACAAACGTAATTGATCAGCATATTGGCGATAGGTTCTGCGCGTATCATTGCGACACGGTGGAATTCACCGCGACGATGCCGGCCGACAGCATCGGCCTGTCCGTCTACTCGCCTCCGTTCTCGCAGCTCTACGTCTACAGCGAGAGCGAGCGCGACATGGGCAACGTCGCGGACCATGACGAGTTCGCGGAGCGCTATCGCTTCCTCGTGCGGGATCTGCTCCGCGCGACCAAGCCGGGCCGCATCAGCGCAGTCCATTGCTCCGACCTGCCGCTAAGCAAGTCCCGCGACGGCGTGATCGGTCTCTTCGACCTGCCGGCGCTCATCCGCCAGGTGCACGAACAAGAGGGCTGGACCTACCACTCCCGCGTCACAATCTGGAAATGTCCGGTTGTGGAGATGACGCGGACAAAGGCTCACGGTCTGCTTTATAAGACGCTGCGCACCGATGGCAGCCGCGTCCGCGTCGGCATGCCCGACTATCTGCTCGTCTTCCGCAAAGAGAGCGACGGCAAGACGCCAGATCCCGTGCAGCACGATCCCGGCTTCTATCCGGTGTCCTGGTGGCAAGAGGCGGCGTCGCCGGTCTGGATGACCGTAGATCAGACCAACGTCTTGAACGTTGCGGTTGCACGCGACGACAAGGACGAGCGCCACCTGTGCCCATTGCAACTCGACGTGATCGAGCGCGCTGTCCACCTGTGGAGCAACCGCGACGATCTCGTCTACTCGCCATTCATGGGCATCGGGTCGGAAGGCTTCGTCGCCATCAAGCATGGTCGTCGGTTCGTGGGGACTGAGCTCAAGGAAGCCTACTTCCGGCAGGCCGTCCGCAACCTGACCTTGGCCGAGGACACCGGCACGGCGGGCGATCTCGTCTCGATGATGGTGGCGTGA
- a CDS encoding transcription termination/antitermination NusG family protein: MARKKKRPRPIPEIEIIETLQPAPTDLDFGTTEKPKPWYLVWTTPRGEAKAAEGLLAAECQVFWPHFERIIRRKNKPEIKNLISTFPRYLFASGLPKLAQRLTVVGPDGKTGITIDGRPIEDIREIDGVVSVVRNSQGWCAVPRAVLEKIAAYQGTVAHPVPAPEPIKRLSIDPGDRVRIIDGPFASFQATVVDILGLETAGVLIDIFGRETKAEFDVRQIELVKKTRKGVDDRFAA; this comes from the coding sequence ATGGCCCGCAAGAAGAAACGCCCGCGTCCGATCCCCGAGATCGAGATCATCGAGACGCTGCAGCCGGCGCCGACTGATCTCGACTTCGGCACGACGGAGAAGCCGAAGCCGTGGTATCTGGTCTGGACTACACCGCGCGGCGAGGCGAAGGCGGCCGAAGGGTTGCTTGCAGCGGAGTGCCAGGTGTTCTGGCCTCACTTCGAGCGCATCATTCGCCGCAAGAACAAGCCAGAGATCAAGAACCTGATCTCGACGTTCCCGCGCTACCTCTTCGCGTCGGGGCTGCCGAAGCTCGCTCAGCGCCTCACTGTCGTCGGGCCCGACGGGAAAACTGGGATCACCATCGACGGGCGACCGATCGAGGACATTCGGGAGATCGACGGCGTCGTGTCCGTCGTCCGCAACAGTCAGGGCTGGTGCGCGGTGCCCCGCGCCGTCCTTGAGAAGATCGCTGCCTATCAGGGGACGGTCGCCCATCCAGTCCCAGCACCCGAACCGATCAAGAGGCTCAGCATCGATCCCGGCGATAGGGTCAGGATCATCGACGGCCCGTTCGCCAGTTTCCAGGCGACCGTCGTCGACATCCTCGGGCTGGAAACTGCTGGCGTCCTCATCGACATATTCGGCCGAGAGACGAAAGCGGAATTCGACGTCCGCCAGATCGAGCTGGTGAAGAAAACCCGGAAGGGTGTTGACGACCGCTTCGCTGCATGA